A genomic window from Paucibacter sp. KCTC 42545 includes:
- a CDS encoding IS3 family transposase (programmed frameshift), translating to MSQQKQVRGKYTLEFKMEAVRLVKGGQSAAVTAQILGIPKASLSNWVRLSEDGKLSGAGDKPVTPEQMELARLRAELARMTMERDIGKKSGGVLCAGSSARYAWIQEMKTQWPVSLSCKVLDVSVSGYFEHQKAKAARRPSKAATPRLSDEAVLTHIRAVHGEVGQEYGWPRMAKELVARGHRVGKERVRKLMQRHGIRARGQRKFVVTTDSKHSLPVAPNLLRRDFKAQAPNQKWTSDITYIETAEGWLYLAAVVDLHSRQVVGWSMQDHMQTSLITDALRMAWFRRRPAPGLIFHSDRGSQYCSREFQGDLKKFGMRSSMSGKGDCWDNAPTESLWGRLKVGRLHGQKFSTKRQAKDEVIAWLTFYNHSRIHSTLGYVSPMTFEKNWHAAQQDKAA from the exons ATGAGTCAGCAAAAGCAGGTGCGTGGCAAGTACACGCTGGAGTTCAAGATGGAGGCGGTTCGCCTGGTCAAGGGCGGGCAGTCGGCCGCGGTGACGGCGCAGATTTTGGGCATACCCAAGGCCAGTCTGAGCAACTGGGTACGGCTCAGCGAGGACGGGAAGTTGAGCGGAGCCGGCGACAAGCCTGTGACGCCTGAGCAGATGGAGTTAGCGCGCTTGAGGGCCGAATTGGCTCGGATGACGATGGAGCGAGACATCG GCAAAAAAAGCGGCGGCGTACTTTGCGCAGGATCTTCTGCAAGGTACGCCTGGATTCAAGAAATGAAGACTCAGTGGCCGGTTAGCCTGAGCTGCAAGGTCCTGGATGTGAGCGTGAGCGGCTATTTCGAACACCAGAAGGCCAAGGCCGCCAGAAGGCCCAGCAAGGCCGCCACGCCGCGTTTGAGCGATGAAGCGGTGCTGACCCACATCCGCGCAGTCCATGGCGAAGTGGGTCAGGAGTACGGCTGGCCTCGCATGGCCAAGGAGCTGGTTGCGCGTGGACATCGAGTGGGCAAGGAACGGGTGCGCAAGTTGATGCAGCGTCACGGGATTCGTGCGCGCGGCCAGCGCAAATTTGTTGTGACCACGGACAGCAAGCACAGCCTGCCGGTGGCGCCAAATCTGCTGCGGCGGGACTTTAAGGCGCAGGCTCCGAATCAGAAGTGGACCAGTGACATCACCTACATCGAGACGGCTGAAGGCTGGCTCTATCTGGCGGCGGTCGTCGACCTGCACAGCCGGCAAGTGGTGGGCTGGAGCATGCAGGACCATATGCAAACCAGCCTGATCACGGACGCCCTGCGCATGGCCTGGTTTCGGCGTCGACCGGCGCCTGGGCTGATTTTCCACAGCGACCGCGGAAGCCAGTATTGCAGCCGAGAATTTCAAGGCGACTTGAAGAAATTCGGCATGCGCTCATCGATGAGCGGCAAGGGTGATTGCTGGGACAATGCGCCGACGGAGAGCCTGTGGGGGCGACTGAAAGTGGGCCGGCTACACGGTCAGAAGTTCAGCACAAAACGGCAGGCCAAGGATGAAGTGATTGCCTGGTTGACCTTCTACAACCACAGTCGAATTCACTCGACCCTGGGCTACGTCAGCCCCATGACGTTTGAGAAAAACTGGCACGCGGCCCAGCAGGATAAAGCCGCGTAA
- the istB gene encoding IS21-like element helper ATPase IstB: MLNEHTLQQLRTLRLDGMAAALTDPANQIHVAELPFDQRLALLVQRELDWRDGKRQERLLKAARLKVSTACLEDIDWRSNRGLSRDTIQTLAGGDWLRHGHNVLLTGATGCGKTWLSCALGQQAARLGFSVYYARAPRLLEELHVAHGDGSFTRRLAQLAKLDLLILDDFAIAPIAAHERNDLLELLDDRVGSRATLITSQLPVTAWHTWLDDPTLADAILDRIVHGSHKLALKGESMRKLANGR; this comes from the coding sequence ATGCTCAACGAACACACACTGCAACAACTCAGAACGCTGCGCCTAGACGGCATGGCAGCAGCCCTGACGGATCCTGCCAACCAGATCCACGTTGCCGAACTCCCCTTTGACCAACGCCTTGCGTTGCTGGTACAGCGGGAGCTGGACTGGCGCGACGGCAAACGCCAGGAGCGGCTGCTCAAAGCCGCCCGGCTGAAGGTCTCCACAGCCTGCCTGGAAGACATCGATTGGCGCAGCAACCGCGGACTCAGCCGCGACACCATCCAAACACTGGCTGGCGGAGACTGGCTACGCCACGGGCATAACGTTTTACTCACAGGTGCCACCGGTTGCGGCAAAACCTGGCTGTCCTGCGCGCTGGGCCAGCAAGCTGCACGATTGGGCTTCTCGGTTTACTACGCCCGCGCCCCGCGCCTGCTGGAGGAACTGCATGTGGCGCACGGGGACGGCAGCTTCACCCGTCGGCTGGCTCAACTGGCCAAACTGGACCTACTGATTCTTGACGACTTTGCCATTGCCCCCATTGCCGCACACGAGCGCAATGACCTGCTGGAGTTGCTGGATGACCGCGTGGGCAGCCGCGCCACACTCATCACCAGCCAATTGCCGGTGACGGCCTGGCACACCTGGCTGGATGATCCCACCTTGGCTGACGCCATCCTGGACCGCATCGTGCATGGCTCACACAAACTGGCCCTCAAAGGGGAGTCCATGAGGAAGCTGGCCAACGGGCGTTGA
- a CDS encoding tetratricopeptide repeat protein — protein MLTALARGLARFKGPIVAIAGVGAVLSGFVGWYTTYKAIAASPTAQSSPTQSADAINPLSILVLPFTNQTGDASKGYIADALTSSISADLSRIRDAFVVPTATAFTYKEKNLTVAQIGKDAGVRFVLQGGVVASGDKLRISAQLADTQSGQQLWNEVFEGETTNLFELQDLVTARIGNSIGNEMVIVAARESEKRKSSPKVADLKLRQRGLALKPLSEDTFNQRESLLHAIIKQEPDNAAALAQLANLLAVYASNFLDEKSPRYPYIYTEAKSLALKAKTIDPQLPNIYSALAFITSNIDKDNAEMLRYLEIVLKLAPKNPGSYNDLAMWYFYDAQPKVAIELLEKAISLYPTAPHSSITGNMARCFRMLGDNTAAIAWGKRFIDTNPTYGFGYANLAMAHANLGQMDKARQYADEYKRLVKANPNNGYSLEKLDGSESPAYFKYYNEHYLPEWRKAGLPE, from the coding sequence GTGCTAACCGCCTTGGCACGCGGGCTTGCCCGCTTTAAAGGGCCCATCGTTGCCATCGCCGGTGTCGGCGCCGTGCTCAGTGGTTTTGTGGGCTGGTACACAACCTATAAAGCGATAGCAGCCTCACCAACGGCTCAAAGCTCTCCCACGCAAAGTGCCGATGCGATCAATCCACTATCCATTCTCGTGCTGCCCTTCACCAACCAGACCGGTGACGCAAGCAAGGGCTATATAGCAGACGCCTTGACTAGCAGCATCAGCGCTGACTTGAGCCGCATTCGTGATGCATTTGTAGTGCCCACCGCCACGGCCTTCACTTACAAGGAAAAGAATCTCACTGTGGCCCAGATTGGCAAAGACGCGGGCGTGCGTTTTGTGCTGCAAGGCGGCGTGGTAGCCAGCGGAGATAAATTGCGTATCAGCGCGCAATTGGCGGACACACAAAGCGGACAGCAGCTATGGAATGAAGTATTCGAGGGCGAAACGACCAATCTTTTCGAACTGCAAGACCTGGTGACCGCGCGCATTGGCAATAGCATCGGCAATGAGATGGTGATTGTGGCGGCGCGAGAAAGTGAGAAGCGCAAGAGCAGCCCGAAGGTGGCTGATCTGAAGTTGCGCCAACGTGGCTTGGCGCTAAAACCGCTAAGTGAAGACACCTTTAATCAGCGTGAATCTTTGTTGCACGCCATCATCAAGCAGGAGCCAGACAACGCCGCCGCATTAGCCCAGTTAGCGAACCTTTTGGCCGTCTATGCGAGCAACTTTCTAGACGAGAAGAGCCCTAGATATCCGTACATTTACACGGAGGCTAAATCACTTGCGCTAAAGGCCAAGACTATCGATCCTCAATTGCCGAATATTTACTCCGCGTTAGCGTTTATTACGAGCAATATCGACAAAGACAATGCTGAGATGTTGCGTTATTTGGAGATAGTCTTAAAACTCGCGCCGAAAAATCCCGGTAGCTACAATGATTTGGCCATGTGGTATTTCTATGACGCGCAACCCAAGGTGGCCATTGAACTTCTAGAGAAGGCAATATCACTTTACCCGACAGCACCACATTCCAGTATTACTGGAAATATGGCGCGCTGTTTTCGGATGCTTGGGGATAACACAGCAGCAATTGCTTGGGGAAAAAGGTTTATTGATACCAATCCGACATATGGTTTTGGTTATGCAAATCTCGCCATGGCGCACGCTAACTTGGGGCAGATGGACAAAGCGAGGCAGTACGCCGACGAATACAAGCGACTTGTTAAAGCTAATCCAAATAATGGTTACAGTTTGGAGAAACTTGACGGCTCCGAGTCGCCCGCCTACTTCAAGTATTACAACGAACACTACCTTCCCGAGTGGCGCAAGGCGGGGTTGCCGGAATGA
- a CDS encoding PEP-CTERM sorting domain-containing protein, translating to MNQPIFTASRAIAVALVLVGPMGVSAATPALIDLGVVLQTTANTWSTFGSLRFGDISVNNSGWVAGFRPDSPGYRAIAMKPDNYDILSMDASQTMGWAINNKGQVGGYQQIGGNYKAKVFDAANGISQTVGAKADKTIAYAINDNGLLAGAKDTASGYQAATFAGEKTTELGALPDFNTVGKAVNSSGSVAGYGQGVNSRFLQYHAFVYTVANGMVDIGDVFGRGTAYATGINDAGLVVGTAQYHLPISDGFRAFIWANGSVKQLGALSYNGNSFAYGVDNAGNVVGMSNTNIGRDWRAFIYKSGQMVDLNTYLPAGSGWVLESAESISDNGRFVVGAGVYNNTRRAFLLDLAPVPEPGTYFLMFAGLATVGLVVRRRQKNQ from the coding sequence ATGAATCAGCCAATATTCACAGCGTCCAGGGCAATTGCCGTAGCCCTAGTATTAGTGGGGCCGATGGGGGTCAGTGCGGCGACGCCAGCACTTATAGATTTGGGCGTGGTGCTGCAAACTACAGCGAACACTTGGTCCACCTTTGGCTCATTGCGCTTCGGTGACATTTCAGTCAACAACAGTGGGTGGGTAGCGGGGTTTCGGCCTGATAGCCCTGGCTATCGGGCTATTGCAATGAAGCCTGACAACTACGACATTTTGAGCATGGACGCATCCCAGACCATGGGGTGGGCCATCAACAACAAAGGGCAGGTTGGCGGATATCAGCAAATCGGCGGAAACTATAAGGCAAAGGTCTTCGACGCTGCGAATGGCATTAGTCAGACCGTTGGGGCAAAGGCTGACAAGACAATCGCCTATGCCATCAACGACAACGGGTTGTTGGCGGGCGCAAAGGACACCGCGAGTGGCTATCAAGCTGCGACGTTTGCCGGTGAAAAAACCACGGAACTCGGCGCTTTGCCCGACTTTAATACGGTAGGGAAGGCAGTTAACTCTAGCGGTTCTGTGGCAGGGTATGGGCAGGGGGTCAATAGCCGCTTTCTTCAATACCATGCCTTCGTCTATACAGTGGCCAATGGAATGGTCGATATTGGCGATGTGTTTGGAAGAGGAACAGCCTACGCCACGGGAATCAACGATGCGGGCCTAGTAGTCGGAACTGCGCAGTACCACCTCCCTATAAGTGATGGGTTTCGAGCCTTTATCTGGGCCAATGGAAGCGTTAAACAGCTTGGGGCACTGTCCTACAACGGCAATAGCTTCGCTTACGGTGTCGATAACGCAGGGAACGTGGTTGGCATGTCCAACACCAATATTGGTAGGGACTGGCGCGCCTTTATCTACAAGTCGGGTCAAATGGTTGATCTCAACACGTACCTCCCTGCTGGTTCGGGCTGGGTCCTTGAGTCAGCAGAAAGCATTAGCGATAACGGGCGCTTTGTCGTTGGCGCGGGAGTCTATAACAACACGCGTCGTGCATTCTTGCTGGACTTAGCACCTGTTCCAGAGCCGGGAACATATTTTCTTATGTTTGCGGGACTTGCCACTGTCGGCTTGGTAGTTCGCCGCCGCCAAAAAAATCAGTAA
- the tnpA gene encoding IS66-like element accessory protein TnpA, with the protein MASDKPTRRRTYSEALKVQVLAECAAPGTSVAKVALGHGINANVVHRWRQLAREGKPSVPTISSGFVPVSLASTPAPDPVSSAAIQVDLRRGAIAMTINWPTSAAAEFAAWTRELLR; encoded by the coding sequence ATGGCAAGCGACAAGCCCACGAGGCGACGGACGTATAGCGAGGCGTTGAAGGTACAGGTGCTGGCCGAATGCGCAGCGCCAGGCACATCGGTGGCGAAGGTGGCCCTGGGCCACGGCATCAATGCCAACGTCGTGCACCGCTGGCGGCAACTGGCGCGCGAAGGCAAGCCATCAGTGCCCACGATCTCAAGCGGCTTCGTTCCGGTGTCGCTTGCATCGACACCTGCGCCTGATCCTGTCTCCAGCGCCGCCATCCAGGTCGACCTGCGACGCGGCGCCATCGCCATGACGATCAACTGGCCGACATCGGCGGCGGCCGAGTTCGCCGCCTGGACCCGCGAGTTGCTGCGTTGA
- the istA gene encoding IS21 family transposase, with translation MPTPRVTMSKIRHTLQLLHSGKLSQRQIGTSLGISKSTVSEIASYARVAGLDWNAAQALSDAELQGRLYRPAVARQSRHLEPDYATLHIELKRPGVTLQLLWEEYQAQHQGQAYKYSAFCEKYQQWAQRLRRSMRQTHEAGDKLFVDYAGQTVPMVDAATGEITQAQVFVAVLGASNYTYACATPAQKAADWVACIIATLEFIGGVPRLLVPDQPRALMIRPDRYEPTSHRLLDELSHHYGLAVLPARPAKPRDKPKVEVAVQVVERWILARLRHQQFFSLAALNKAIAALLQELNQRPFKKLPGCRASAFASLDRPLLGPLPATRMAIARFKPARVNIDYHVELDGHYYSAPHRLVGRRVELRITATTLEVLEGQARVAVHALSPHRGAHSTAPEHMPPSHRAHLQWTPDKLITWAEGIGAATAAVVRWQMERRAHPEQGYRSCLGLMRLGREYGHERLEAACARAQSIRAPNYKSVASILQCGLDQRPIDAPLPTQTSLPLHANLRGPDYYH, from the coding sequence ATGCCCACACCGAGAGTCACCATGAGCAAGATTCGACACACTTTGCAACTGCTGCACAGCGGCAAACTCAGCCAGCGCCAAATTGGCACCTCGCTGGGCATCTCCAAATCCACGGTCAGTGAGATCGCCAGTTATGCCCGCGTCGCCGGGCTGGACTGGAACGCCGCTCAGGCTTTGAGCGACGCCGAACTGCAGGGCCGGCTTTACCGGCCCGCTGTGGCACGCCAGTCCCGCCACCTGGAGCCCGACTACGCCACACTTCACATCGAACTCAAACGCCCCGGCGTCACCTTGCAGCTGCTCTGGGAGGAATACCAAGCACAACACCAGGGCCAGGCCTACAAGTACAGCGCCTTTTGCGAGAAGTACCAGCAATGGGCCCAGCGCTTGAGGCGCTCCATGCGCCAGACCCATGAGGCCGGCGACAAGCTCTTCGTGGACTATGCCGGGCAGACCGTGCCCATGGTGGATGCCGCCACTGGCGAGATCACCCAGGCGCAGGTGTTCGTGGCCGTGCTGGGCGCATCGAACTACACCTATGCCTGCGCCACGCCGGCCCAGAAGGCCGCCGACTGGGTCGCCTGCATCATCGCCACGCTGGAGTTCATCGGCGGGGTGCCCCGTCTGCTCGTGCCTGACCAGCCGCGTGCGCTCATGATCCGGCCCGACCGCTACGAGCCCACCAGCCACCGCTTGCTGGATGAGCTCTCCCACCACTACGGCCTGGCCGTGCTGCCAGCCCGACCGGCCAAGCCGCGCGACAAGCCTAAGGTCGAGGTGGCCGTGCAGGTGGTCGAGCGCTGGATTCTGGCGCGCCTGCGCCATCAACAATTCTTCAGCCTGGCCGCCTTGAACAAAGCCATTGCGGCCCTGCTGCAAGAGCTCAACCAACGCCCGTTCAAGAAACTGCCCGGCTGCCGTGCCAGCGCCTTTGCCAGCCTGGATCGGCCTCTCCTGGGGCCCTTGCCGGCGACGCGCATGGCCATCGCTCGCTTCAAGCCCGCGCGGGTCAACATCGACTATCACGTTGAACTCGATGGGCATTACTACTCCGCCCCCCACCGCCTGGTGGGCCGGCGGGTGGAGCTGCGCATCACGGCCACCACGCTGGAGGTGCTGGAGGGCCAGGCCCGCGTGGCTGTCCATGCCCTGAGCCCGCACCGAGGGGCCCACTCCACCGCGCCCGAGCACATGCCACCCTCGCACCGGGCGCACCTGCAATGGACGCCGGACAAGCTCATCACCTGGGCCGAGGGCATCGGTGCGGCCACTGCCGCCGTGGTGCGCTGGCAGATGGAGCGCCGCGCCCATCCCGAGCAGGGCTACCGATCCTGCCTGGGCCTCATGCGCCTGGGCCGGGAGTACGGCCATGAACGACTGGAGGCCGCGTGCGCGCGTGCCCAGTCGATTCGTGCGCCAAACTACAAAAGCGTCGCCTCCATCTTGCAGTGCGGCCTGGATCAGCGTCCCATCGATGCGCCGCTGCCCACCCAAACCAGTTTGCCCCTGCACGCAAACCTGCGCGGCCCCGACTACTACCACTGA
- the tnpB gene encoding IS66 family insertion sequence element accessory protein TnpB (TnpB, as the term is used for proteins encoded by IS66 family insertion elements, is considered an accessory protein, since TnpC, encoded by a neighboring gene, is a DDE family transposase.) has protein sequence MIRIDAVWMAVEPLDMRAGTESALARVVKVFGAAHPHTAYLFANRRANRMKVLVHDGVGIWLAARRLHRGKFIWPHHVEGTLSLSREQLDALVLGLPWQMMGEAGVIRVL, from the coding sequence TTGATCCGCATCGACGCTGTGTGGATGGCTGTCGAGCCGCTGGACATGCGCGCCGGAACCGAGTCGGCGTTGGCCCGCGTGGTCAAGGTCTTCGGCGCTGCTCACCCGCACACCGCCTACCTCTTCGCCAATCGACGCGCCAACCGTATGAAGGTGCTGGTGCACGACGGTGTCGGCATCTGGCTGGCCGCCCGGCGGCTGCATCGCGGCAAGTTCATCTGGCCCCATCACGTCGAAGGCACATTGAGTCTGAGCCGCGAGCAACTCGACGCGCTCGTGCTGGGCTTGCCATGGCAGATGATGGGCGAGGCCGGAGTCATTCGCGTGCTGTAG